ACCAACCAAGAACTTGTCCACCTTCTGCATTTCCATAACGTGGAACAGTATCTCCAACCTTATATTCTGGATATCCTGGGAAGTGCTTAATTTCTCCAGTGTGCTCTAATATTAATTGATCACGAAGTTTAACTCTACATAAATTTAATACAGCTTCTTGCATAGATTGATATACAAAACATCCTTCACCTGTTTTTTCTCTTTGCATTAAAGCTGCAAGAAGACCAATAACTAGATGCATTCCAGTATTACTATCTCCTAAAGCAGCACCAGATTGAGTTGGAATATTGTGTTCTCCTTCCCACCAACCTGTTGTAGCTGCCGCTCCACCAGCACATTGAGCAACGGGTTCGAAAGCTTTAACATTTGCATATGGTGACTCTGGATTAAATCCTTTGATTGTACCATATATTAAACGAGGATTTAATTTATGAACTTCTTCCCAAGAAAATCCTAATTTATCAGCAGCACCTGGATGAAGATTTTCAACAAATATATCTGCATCTTGTAAAAGTTTTTTTAAAATTTCTTTTCCTTCGGGTGTTTTTGCATCGAGCTCTATTGATCTTTTATTACTATTTAGTTGTAAAAAATATAATGCATCTAAATCTGGAATATCTAACATTTGTGTTCTTGTTGGATCACCAGTTCCTGGACGCTCAATTTTAATAACATCCGCTCCAAGCCAAGCTAATAATTGTGTACAAGCCGGTCCAGATTGTACCTGTGTCCAGTCAATAACTTTAATTCCTTCTAATGGTGCTGTTTTCATAAATTCTCCTCCTTATTTTATTATATATATTAGTGATATAAAGTAATTTAATTAATTTTGCGTTGTTATACAATATGAATTTATTTCTTCCTTTTTTATTGTTCTTATATTTGTTTTTTTAAATAATATTACTAAAATAAATTTATAAAAAATAATATAATATTCTAATTAAATAAAACATTACAAGAATCTATCGCTAAAGGAAATTTTACTATTGGGTATATTGTGAATTCACTTCCTTTTGGAAATTGTACAGTTACCAAATAATGATTTAAAGGTAGCCCTTGAGAATGGATTAAAGACATATCCAGAATTTTTAGGTGCAATGGTGCAATTTTATAGAATATATAAAAAAATTTGGTATTAATACTACTAATAATATTGTTCCAAGATTAATAGCAAAAGTAAATTAAAAAATATACAAGGATTTTTAAATTAAAGGAGTAAAATAAAGCAAATTAAATCACGACTTAATCTAATAAGGAGAGTTAATATGTTTTTTAAAGAAATTAATATTGAAGAATGGAAAAGAAAAGAATATTTTGAACATTTTACTAAAAATGAACCATGCACTGCAAGTATAACTTTAAAACTTGATATTACTAATATTAAAAAGTTGAATTTAAAAGTTTATCCAGCATTAATTTATACTTTAACCAAAACTGTTAATCAATTTGAAGAATTTAGAACGAATAAAAATTCTCAAGGTATTTTAGGGATTTATGAAACTCTATATCCTTGTTATGCTTATCTAAAAAAAGGAAATGAATTATTTACTAATCTTTGGAGTGATTCAATAAATTCTTATTCGGAGTTTTATAACTCTTATATTTATGATACAACAGAATATGGGCATATTCAAAAATTAATAGGAAAAGATAACGTTCCTGAAAATAGCTTTTCAATTTCAATGGAACCATGGTTTACCTTTGATGGATTTAATTTAAATTTAAAAAATGGATATGATTATTTTTTTCCAATCTTTACCCTTGGGAAGTTTTTTTTAGAGAATGAAAAATATTTAATTCCGTTATCTATTCAGGTTAATCATGCAGTTTGTGATGCTTTTTATCTTCAAAGATTTTTAGAGAAACTTGAAGAATTAATAAATACTGATGAAACATTTTTTGACACTCCACACGACCAAAGTCGTGGGATTCTTGGGTAGTAGGAACTTTTACGAGCTTCCTAAATTTACCAAACTCTAAGGGTTTCCCTACCTTCTAATAGATTGAGTTTTAAGTCTATTTAGTTTAATGCTTGGTTATCGCTATTAAAATAGACTATTACTAGGAATATTTTACGAGAAAACAGATTTATTTGTCTTAACTCCATATATTGGATTGCTAAGGTTCATTTGAATCTCGTAATATTTGGACCTTATTATACTAACTTTTTTCATTTAACTCAAATTTTTCAGTATTTTTTTGCCTAAATTTTTTCTATACTTTCCTTATATAATTAAAAAGTGATAGGAGAGGAAATTTTCCCCTCCTATTTTTCACCTTTTTCATCTATTAACTTATAAAACATGGCTTTTGAAAACCCAATTGCCTTAATAGCATCTTTAACTGGAAGATAATTAGGGTTATCTTTATCCCTAGTAAGAGGGTATATTTCGTTAAACCTTTTGTCTATATTCGTCATTTTTAGTTCTTCCAAACTTAACCCCTTTGGTTTCCAATAAGGTTTTCTCTTAAAAAGTCATTTAAATATGCCTGATCTAAAGATTCAACTGCAATACCCTTTGAGCTAAATCAATTAAACACTCTCGAACCTCTTTAGCATTACGTCCAATTCTATCAAGGTTTTTAACAACAACAGTATCCCCTTCTTTAATCCACTCTAGCAAAAGTTCGTTCCATATTTCTCTATCTTCAAAGTTTTTTCCAGACCTCTTTTCTTGAAA
This DNA window, taken from Cetobacterium sp. NK01, encodes the following:
- the frc gene encoding formyl-CoA transferase, producing MKTAPLEGIKVIDWTQVQSGPACTQLLAWLGADVIKIERPGTGDPTRTQMLDIPDLDALYFLQLNSNKRSIELDAKTPEGKEILKKLLQDADIFVENLHPGAADKLGFSWEEVHKLNPRLIYGTIKGFNPESPYANVKAFEPVAQCAGGAAATTGWWEGEHNIPTQSGAALGDSNTGMHLVIGLLAALMQREKTGEGCFVYQSMQEAVLNLCRVKLRDQLILEHTGEIKHFPGYPEYKVGDTVPRYGNAEGGQVLGWCYKCKGWETDSNAYVYIVLQNEDKAFDKACEGMGITKWINDPKFNTPAARNLVKQEIYAEIEKYTITKDKYEVISELSKFGVPCGPVLSIAEIEKDESLHKCGTLVKVPQPKRGEYLTIGCPQKFSNFTPEIKSAPLLGEHTDEILKEIGYSDDEIKEFREKHVVCK
- a CDS encoding recombinase family protein; amino-acid sequence: MKYYYARVSSESQNLDRQVEYFKELGANPRTIFQEKRSGKNFEDREIWNELLLEWIKEGDTVVVKNLDRIGRNAKEVRECLIDLAQRVLQLNL
- a CDS encoding CatA-like O-acetyltransferase; translated protein: MFFKEINIEEWKRKEYFEHFTKNEPCTASITLKLDITNIKKLNLKVYPALIYTLTKTVNQFEEFRTNKNSQGILGIYETLYPCYAYLKKGNELFTNLWSDSINSYSEFYNSYIYDTTEYGHIQKLIGKDNVPENSFSISMEPWFTFDGFNLNLKNGYDYFFPIFTLGKFFLENEKYLIPLSIQVNHAVCDAFYLQRFLEKLEELINTDETFFDTPHDQSRGILG